One genomic region from Pseudorca crassidens isolate mPseCra1 chromosome 11, mPseCra1.hap1, whole genome shotgun sequence encodes:
- the CD63 gene encoding CD63 antigen has translation MAVEGGMKCVKFLLYVLLLAFCAFAVGLIAVGIGAQLVLNQTITPGTTPGSLLPVVIIAVGAFLFLVAFVGCCGACKENYCLMITFAIFLSLIMLVEVAAAIAGYVFRDKVIPEFNKDFRQQMQNYPQNNHTASILDSMQEDFKCCGAANYTDWEKILMVAKRVPDSCCVNVTQGCGINFNVKDIHTEGCVEKIGGWLRDKLLVVAAAALGIAFVEVLGIVFACCLVKSIRSGYEVM, from the exons ATGGCGGTGGAAGGAGGAATGAAATGTGTCAAGTTCTTGCTCTACGTTCTTCTGTTGGCCTTTTGC gcctTTGCAGTGGGGCTGATCGCTGTGGGCATAGGGGCCCAGCTTGTCCTGAATCAGACCATCACCCCGGGGACCACCCCTGGCTCCCTGTTGCCCGTGGTCATCATCGCAGTGGGtgccttcctcttcctggtggcctTTGTGGGCTGCTGCGGAGCCTGCAAGGAGAACTACTGTCTCATGATCACG TTTGCCATCTTCCTGTCCCTTATCATGCTGGTGGAGGTGGCTGCAGCCATTGCTGGCTATGTGTTTAGAGACAAG GTGATACCAGAATTTAATAAGGATTTCCGGCAGCAGATGCAGAATTATCCCCAAAACAACCATACAGCATCGATCCTGGACAGTATGCAGGAAGAC TTTAAGTGCTGCGGGGCGGCTAACtacacagactgggagaagatcCTGATGGTGGCCAAGCGAGTCCCTGACTCCTGCTGTGTCAATGTCACTCAGGGCTGTGGGATTAATTTCAACGTGAAGGATATCCATACTGAG GGCTGTGTGGAGAAGATCGGGGGCTGGCTGAGAGACAAACTGCtggtggtggctgcagcagccctGGGCATTGCCTTTGTGGAG GTCCTGGGTATCGTCTTTGCCTGCTGCCTTGTGAAGAGCATCCGAAGTGGCTATGAGGTGATGTAG
- the GDF11 gene encoding growth/differentiation factor 11 — protein sequence MVLAAPLLLGFLLLALELRPRGEAAEGPAAAAAAAAAAAGAGGERSSRPAPSVAPEPDGCPVCVWRQHSRELRLESIKSQILSKLRLKEAPNISREVVKQLLPKAPPLQQILDLHDFQGDALQPEDFLEEDEYHATTETVISMAQETDPAVQTDGSPLCCHFHFSPKVMFTKVLKAQLWVYLRPVPRPATVYLQILRLKPLTGEGTAGGGGGGRRHIRIRSLKIDLHSRSGHWQSIDFKQVLHSWFRQPQSNWGIEINAFDPSGTDLAVTSLGPGAEGLHPFMELRVLENTKRSRRNLGLDCDEHSSESRCCRYPLTVDFEAFGWDWIIAPKRYKANYCSGQCEYMFMQKYPHTHLVQQANPRGSAGPCCTPTKMSPINMLYFNDKQQIIYGKIPGMVVDRCGCS from the exons aTGGTGCTCGCGGCCCCGCTGCTGCTGGGCTTCCTGCTCCTCGCCCTGGAGCTGCGGCCCCGGGGGGAGGCGGCCGAGGgccccgcggcggcggcggcggcggcggcggcggcggcgggggccggGGGGGAGCGCTCGAGCCGGCCGGCCCCGTCCGTGGCGCCCGAGCCCGACGGCTGCCCCGTGTGCGTGTGGCGGCAGCACAGCCGCGAGCTGCGCCTGGAGAGCATCAAGTCGCAGATCTTGAGCAAACTGCGGCTCAAGGAGGCGCCCAACATCAGCCGCGAGGTGGTGAAGCAGCTGCTGCCCAAGGCGCCGCCGCTGCAGCAGATCCTGGACCTGCACGACTTCCAGGGCGACGCTCTGCAGCccgaggacttcctggaggaggacgAGTACCACGCCACCACCGAGACTGTCATTAGCATGGCCCAGGAGA CCGACCCTGCGGTGCAGACAGATGGCAGCCCTCTCTGCTGCCATTTCCACTTCAGCCCCAAGGTGATGTTCACAAAGGTACTGAAGgcccagctgtgggtttatctcCGGCCTGTGCCCCGTCCAGCCACAGTCTACCTGCAGATCTTGCGACTGAAACCCCTAACTGGGGAAGGGACcgcagggggagggggcggaggcCGGCGTCACATCCGTATCCGCTCGCTCAAAATTGACCTGCACTCACGCTCCGGCCACTGGCAAAGCATCGACTTCAAGCAAGTACTACATAGCTGGTTCCGCcagccacagagcaactggggcATCGAGATCAACGCCTTTGATCCCAGTGGCACAGACCTGGCTGTCACCTCCCTGGGGCCGGGAGCCGAGGGGCTG catCCTTTCATGGAGCTTCGAGTCCTAGAGAACACAAAACGGTCCCGGCGGAACCTGGGCCTGGACTGCGATGAGCACTCAAGTGAGTCCCGCTGCTGCCGATACCCCCTCACTGTGGACTTTGAGGCTTTTGGCTGGGACTGGATCATCGCACCTAAACGCTACAAGGCCAACTACTGCTCCGGCCAGTGCGAGTACATGTTCATGCAAAAGTATCCGCACACCCACTTGGTGCAACAGGCTAACCCAAGAGGCTCTGCTGGGCCCTGCTGTACCCCCACCAAGATGTCCCCGATCAACATGCTCTACTTCAATGACAAGCAACAGATTATCTACGGCAAGATCCCTGGCATGGTGGTGGACCGCTGTGGCTGCTCCTAA